From Qingrenia yutianensis, a single genomic window includes:
- a CDS encoding AraC family transcriptional regulator: MPENLIPLVQYKVKSDNLSLHFHEEYEILFVTDGMIEITVNNKAIIAQKGDVIFLNTYESHYTKVLKTPYKRYVLMLSPDVLEKKITDLNLLGIFKKRTSDFRFCLHFNEQGIIKNFIEMIIKEVQAGNNDEYSERVQLMLVEHILILALRKQKGDLLYNSDDDINIVRLIFKVQSFLDDHFSENLRIRDISQQFHISAPYFSSCFKQYVGQSPKKCLMQLRLNAASRKLTHSSESIIDIAYSAGFADVNNFIRRFKETFGLTPSQFRKIYTADGE, from the coding sequence ATGCCGGAAAATCTTATACCGCTTGTGCAATACAAGGTTAAAAGCGATAATCTGTCGCTTCATTTTCACGAGGAATACGAAATACTGTTTGTTACCGACGGAATGATTGAAATTACTGTAAACAACAAGGCGATTATTGCGCAAAAGGGCGATGTTATTTTCTTAAATACATACGAGTCGCACTACACCAAAGTGCTGAAAACGCCGTATAAACGGTATGTTCTGATGCTTTCGCCCGACGTTTTGGAAAAGAAAATCACTGACCTTAATCTTCTCGGTATTTTCAAAAAACGCACCTCCGATTTCAGGTTTTGTCTGCATTTTAATGAGCAGGGAATTATAAAAAACTTTATCGAAATGATTATAAAAGAGGTACAGGCCGGAAATAATGACGAATATTCCGAAAGAGTTCAGCTTATGCTCGTGGAGCATATCTTAATTCTCGCACTGCGCAAGCAAAAGGGCGATTTGCTTTACAACAGCGATGACGACATAAATATCGTAAGGCTGATTTTCAAGGTTCAGAGTTTTCTCGACGACCATTTCAGCGAAAATCTGCGCATACGCGATATTTCACAGCAGTTCCACATTTCGGCGCCGTATTTTTCGTCGTGTTTTAAGCAGTACGTGGGGCAAAGCCCGAAAAAATGTCTTATGCAGTTGAGGCTCAATGCCGCGTCGCGCAAGCTCACTCACAGCAGTGAGTCGATAATCGACATTGCGTATTCGGCAGGGTTTGCCGACGTTAACAATTTTATAAGACGGTTTAAGGAAACATTCGGTCTTACACCGTCGCAGTTCAGAAAGATATATACCGCAGACGGCGAATAA
- a CDS encoding DUF6076 domain-containing protein: MKFQASFLENHINISTKECNRIFGLGRITFGIATGNYGALSILFPVQELDTLRDKANSLLELCFSSKKGEDKLSAYYKCEEEFSLCGGCILSEKKAIVNTDDNIDMVETYWLTKLSGLLLVEMMHSILHNIPILKCPVCKRFFIADNHGIQYCDNIYKDGKTCRQIGAKKQFKEKVKSDSALSLYEKKYQALYYKRKKTTDEKALTAIKEKIAVYQDARSKYKKGEIFSDEFISVLEE; encoded by the coding sequence ATGAAGTTTCAAGCGTCATTTTTAGAAAATCATATAAATATTTCAACTAAAGAATGTAATCGGATTTTTGGATTGGGAAGGATAACTTTTGGAATAGCGACAGGCAATTACGGAGCGCTTTCAATTTTGTTTCCTGTTCAAGAGTTAGATACATTAAGAGATAAGGCCAATTCGCTTTTGGAGCTTTGCTTTTCGAGCAAGAAAGGCGAAGACAAGCTATCCGCCTATTATAAATGTGAGGAAGAATTTAGTTTGTGCGGCGGCTGCATTTTGTCTGAGAAAAAAGCTATTGTCAATACTGACGATAATATTGATATGGTTGAAACTTATTGGCTTACAAAGCTTTCGGGACTGCTTTTGGTTGAAATGATGCACTCAATTCTTCATAACATTCCGATTTTAAAATGCCCGGTATGCAAAAGATTTTTTATTGCGGATAACCACGGTATTCAATATTGCGACAATATTTATAAGGACGGAAAAACATGCAGACAAATAGGAGCAAAAAAACAGTTCAAAGAAAAAGTCAAATCGGACAGTGCGCTTTCTTTGTATGAAAAAAAGTATCAGGCACTCTATTATAAACGTAAAAAAACAACTGACGAAAAAGCCCTAACGGCGATTAAGGAAAAAATCGCCGTTTATCAAGATGCACGCTCGAAGTATAAAAAAGGGGAGATTTTTTCCGACGAGTTTATTTCTGTGCTGGAAGAATAG
- a CDS encoding 4Fe-4S binding protein, producing the protein MISNSEIKELAVKCGAELFGAAPIERFLEDGDKFKLKELKNDVKSVIVMGFSVNRGALRGVEEGTNWGAVNAGSPVNPMVIPAVTYKFSRLFEQKYGYEAVCLTKIPPSLFKGDVEKAVENTVLFFEYAAYAAGLGEIGAGKFFLTERYGVRQYFAVILTDAEIEPDEISEKSICDNCGECAKACPYGAISTTETAVQKIGGKTVSWNKLCVEKCFVCTYGALSNQYLDDGDFNILNRGAKAMNADIEPSRISSACGRACVAHLENTVMKDRFVNKFRMEKSQ; encoded by the coding sequence TTGATTTCCAACAGCGAAATAAAGGAGCTTGCCGTAAAATGCGGAGCGGAGCTTTTCGGAGCGGCGCCGATTGAAAGATTTTTGGAGGACGGCGACAAATTTAAACTTAAAGAACTGAAAAATGACGTAAAATCGGTGATAGTTATGGGTTTCTCGGTAAACCGCGGTGCACTTCGCGGAGTTGAAGAGGGCACAAACTGGGGCGCGGTTAATGCCGGCAGTCCCGTAAATCCTATGGTAATACCGGCGGTTACATATAAATTCAGCAGACTTTTTGAGCAAAAGTACGGATATGAGGCGGTTTGTCTTACAAAAATTCCTCCTTCGCTTTTTAAAGGGGATGTCGAAAAAGCTGTGGAGAATACGGTTTTGTTTTTTGAATATGCCGCGTACGCCGCAGGTCTCGGCGAAATAGGCGCAGGCAAGTTTTTCTTAACCGAACGCTACGGCGTAAGACAGTATTTTGCGGTTATTTTGACCGATGCCGAAATTGAGCCGGACGAAATAAGCGAAAAAAGCATTTGCGACAACTGCGGAGAATGTGCAAAGGCTTGTCCGTACGGTGCGATAAGCACAACCGAAACCGCAGTGCAGAAAATAGGCGGAAAAACAGTGAGCTGGAACAAGCTTTGCGTGGAAAAATGTTTTGTGTGCACATACGGCGCATTAAGCAATCAATATCTTGATGACGGTGATTTTAATATTTTAAATCGCGGAGCAAAGGCTATGAATGCCGATATCGAACCGTCGAGAATTTCGTCGGCGTGCGGAAGGGCGTGCGTTGCACATCTTGAAAACACCGTGATGAAAGACAGATTTGTCAATAAATTCCGAATGGAGAAATCTCAATGA